Proteins from a genomic interval of Nostoc sp. TCL240-02:
- a CDS encoding NifU family protein — MELTIDNVETVLDEMRPYLMSDGGNVELVELDGPVVKLRLQGACGSCPSSAMTLRMGIERRLKEMIPEIAEIEQVV; from the coding sequence ATGGAACTCACAATTGACAACGTTGAAACAGTCTTAGATGAAATGCGCCCTTATCTCATGTCTGATGGCGGCAATGTGGAACTCGTAGAACTCGATGGGCCTGTTGTAAAGCTTCGCCTGCAAGGTGCTTGTGGTTCTTGTCCCAGTTCTGCAATGACCCTGAGAATGGGTATTGAGCGCCGCCTAAAAGAAATGATTCCTGAAATTGCGGAAATTGAACAAGTAGTCTAG